Proteins from a single region of Oncorhynchus nerka isolate Pitt River linkage group LG18, Oner_Uvic_2.0, whole genome shotgun sequence:
- the LOC115145770 gene encoding pre-mRNA-processing factor 19 isoform X1 codes for MSLVCAISNEVPEQPCVSPVSNQVFERRLIEKYIAENGTDPMNGQPLSEEQLIDIKVSHPIRPKAPSSTSIPAILKALQDEWDAVMLHSFTLRQQLQTTRQELSHALYQHDAACRVIARLTKEVTAAREALATLKPQAGLVVAQAVASQPSVTAGGAGEPMEVSEQVGMIPEIIQKLQDKATVLTTERKKRGKTVPEELVRTEDLSKYRQVATHAGLHSASVPGILSLDLCPSDTNKVLTGGADKNVVVFDKKEEQIIATLKGHTKKVTSVIYHPSQSVVFSASPDSTIRVWSVTGGNCVQVVRAHEASVTGLSLHATGDYLLSSSEDQYWAFSDIQTGRVLTKVTDEAAGCALTCAQFHPDGLIFGTGTADSQIKIWDLKERTNVANFPGHIGPVTSIAFSENGYYLATGAQDSSVKLWDLRKLKNFKTITLDNNYEVKSLVFDQSGTYLAVGGTDIRVYICKQWSEVLNFTEHTGVVTGVAFGEHAQFLTSTGMDRSLKFYSL; via the exons ATGTCCCTGGTTTGTGCAA TCTCGAATGAGGTGCCGGAGCAGCCCTGCGTGTCGCCGGTGTCCAACCAGGTGTTCGAGCGGCGGCTGATTGAGAAGTACATCGCCGAGAATGGAACAGACCCTATGAATGGGCAGCCTCTGTCAGAGGAACAGCTGATAGACATTAAAG TCTCTCACCCCATCAGACCCAAAGCTCCCTCATCCACTAGTATCCCAGCCATCCTCAAAGCTCTGCAGGACGAGTGG gatGCGGTGATGCTCCACAGTTTCACCCTGAGGCAGCAGTTACAGACGACACGTCAGGAGTTAAGCCACGCCCTCTACCAGCACGACGCCGCCTGCAGGGTCATCGCCCGTCTCACCAAGGAGGTCACTGCCgccagagagg ctctggccACTCTGAAGCCACAGGCGGGATTGGTGGTTGCTCAGGCAGTCGCTTCCCAGCCCTCTGTCACG GCTGGAGGTGCAGGAGAGCCCATGGAGGTCAGTGAGCAGGTGGGAATGATACCAGAGATCATACAGAAG CTGCAAGACAAGGCCACTGTCCTGACCACGGAGAGAAAGAAG agaggaaagacagtTCCAGAAGAGCTGGTCCGAACGGAGGACCTCAGCAAGTACAGACAAGTGGCTACCcatgct ggtcTCCACAGTGCCAGTGTGCCTGGGATCCTGTCTCTGGACCTGTGTCCCTCCGACACCAACAAAGTGCTcactg gCGGGGCTGATAAGAACGTGGTGGTGTTTGATAAGAAGGAGGAGCAGATCATCGCAACCCTGAAAGGACATACCAAGAAGGTCACCTCTGTCATCTACCACCCCTCTCAG tcgGTAGTGTTCTCGGCCTCTCCAGACAGCACTATCCGCGTGTGGTCCGTTACCGGGGGCAACTGTGTCCAGGTGGTGCGGGCTCACGAGGCGAGCGTCACCGGGCTCTCTCTCCACGCCACCGGAGACTACCTGCTCAGCTCCTCTGAGGATCAG tacTGGGCCTTCTCTGACATCCAAACAGGTCGTGTTCTCACCAAAGTCACTGATGAGGCTGCAGGATGTG CTCTGACCTGTGCCCAGTTCCACCCTGACGGTCTGATCTTCGGGACGGGGACGGCCGACTCTCAGATCAAGATCTGGGACCTGAAGGAGCGCACCAACGTGGCCAACTTCCCCGGCCACATCGGCCCTGTCACCTCCATCGCCTTCTCTGAGAACGGATACTACCTGGCTACAG GtgcccaggacagctcagtgaagCTCTGGGATCTGAGGAAGCTGAAAAACTTCAAAACCATCACCCTGGACAACAACTACGAG gTGAAGTCCCTGGTGTTTGACCAGAGTGGGACGTACCTGGCTGTGGGTGGCACTGACATCAGGGTCTACATCTGTAAGCAGTGGTCCGAGGTCCTCAACTTCACAG aacacactggggtgGTGACTGGCGTGGCGTTCGGGGAGCACGCCCAGTTCCTCACCTCCACCGGAATGGACAGGAGCCTCAAGTTCTACAGCCTGTAA
- the LOC115145770 gene encoding pre-mRNA-processing factor 19 isoform X2, protein MNGQPLSEEQLIDIKVSHPIRPKAPSSTSIPAILKALQDEWDAVMLHSFTLRQQLQTTRQELSHALYQHDAACRVIARLTKEVTAAREALATLKPQAGLVVAQAVASQPSVTAGGAGEPMEVSEQVGMIPEIIQKLQDKATVLTTERKKRGKTVPEELVRTEDLSKYRQVATHAGLHSASVPGILSLDLCPSDTNKVLTGGADKNVVVFDKKEEQIIATLKGHTKKVTSVIYHPSQSVVFSASPDSTIRVWSVTGGNCVQVVRAHEASVTGLSLHATGDYLLSSSEDQYWAFSDIQTGRVLTKVTDEAAGCALTCAQFHPDGLIFGTGTADSQIKIWDLKERTNVANFPGHIGPVTSIAFSENGYYLATGAQDSSVKLWDLRKLKNFKTITLDNNYEVKSLVFDQSGTYLAVGGTDIRVYICKQWSEVLNFTEHTGVVTGVAFGEHAQFLTSTGMDRSLKFYSL, encoded by the exons ATGAATGGGCAGCCTCTGTCAGAGGAACAGCTGATAGACATTAAAG TCTCTCACCCCATCAGACCCAAAGCTCCCTCATCCACTAGTATCCCAGCCATCCTCAAAGCTCTGCAGGACGAGTGG gatGCGGTGATGCTCCACAGTTTCACCCTGAGGCAGCAGTTACAGACGACACGTCAGGAGTTAAGCCACGCCCTCTACCAGCACGACGCCGCCTGCAGGGTCATCGCCCGTCTCACCAAGGAGGTCACTGCCgccagagagg ctctggccACTCTGAAGCCACAGGCGGGATTGGTGGTTGCTCAGGCAGTCGCTTCCCAGCCCTCTGTCACG GCTGGAGGTGCAGGAGAGCCCATGGAGGTCAGTGAGCAGGTGGGAATGATACCAGAGATCATACAGAAG CTGCAAGACAAGGCCACTGTCCTGACCACGGAGAGAAAGAAG agaggaaagacagtTCCAGAAGAGCTGGTCCGAACGGAGGACCTCAGCAAGTACAGACAAGTGGCTACCcatgct ggtcTCCACAGTGCCAGTGTGCCTGGGATCCTGTCTCTGGACCTGTGTCCCTCCGACACCAACAAAGTGCTcactg gCGGGGCTGATAAGAACGTGGTGGTGTTTGATAAGAAGGAGGAGCAGATCATCGCAACCCTGAAAGGACATACCAAGAAGGTCACCTCTGTCATCTACCACCCCTCTCAG tcgGTAGTGTTCTCGGCCTCTCCAGACAGCACTATCCGCGTGTGGTCCGTTACCGGGGGCAACTGTGTCCAGGTGGTGCGGGCTCACGAGGCGAGCGTCACCGGGCTCTCTCTCCACGCCACCGGAGACTACCTGCTCAGCTCCTCTGAGGATCAG tacTGGGCCTTCTCTGACATCCAAACAGGTCGTGTTCTCACCAAAGTCACTGATGAGGCTGCAGGATGTG CTCTGACCTGTGCCCAGTTCCACCCTGACGGTCTGATCTTCGGGACGGGGACGGCCGACTCTCAGATCAAGATCTGGGACCTGAAGGAGCGCACCAACGTGGCCAACTTCCCCGGCCACATCGGCCCTGTCACCTCCATCGCCTTCTCTGAGAACGGATACTACCTGGCTACAG GtgcccaggacagctcagtgaagCTCTGGGATCTGAGGAAGCTGAAAAACTTCAAAACCATCACCCTGGACAACAACTACGAG gTGAAGTCCCTGGTGTTTGACCAGAGTGGGACGTACCTGGCTGTGGGTGGCACTGACATCAGGGTCTACATCTGTAAGCAGTGGTCCGAGGTCCTCAACTTCACAG aacacactggggtgGTGACTGGCGTGGCGTTCGGGGAGCACGCCCAGTTCCTCACCTCCACCGGAATGGACAGGAGCCTCAAGTTCTACAGCCTGTAA